A portion of the Blastocatellia bacterium genome contains these proteins:
- a CDS encoding CarD family transcriptional regulator gives MAFKVGQKVVYPNHGIGIIEQICVRQVLNGEECEFYQLRLVATNSVVMVPVVNARDVGLRPPISSEGCARLFKVLADDFEDPPADWKDRYKLFTDRMRTGDIFEMAEVLKTLVYLDSIKPLSFREKRLLEKARQLVVAEIAEVTRKPVSHVEPMLDEALSRACLKHQAGNGKARMAMAASR, from the coding sequence GTGGCTTTCAAGGTAGGACAGAAGGTCGTCTATCCGAACCATGGCATCGGAATCATCGAGCAAATTTGTGTGCGCCAGGTTCTCAACGGAGAAGAATGTGAGTTTTATCAGTTGCGCCTGGTGGCCACGAATTCGGTGGTGATGGTTCCGGTCGTCAATGCGAGAGATGTCGGCCTGCGTCCTCCGATTTCGTCGGAAGGATGCGCCCGCTTATTTAAGGTACTCGCCGACGATTTTGAAGACCCTCCGGCTGACTGGAAAGATCGGTATAAACTGTTCACCGATCGCATGCGGACCGGTGATATTTTCGAGATGGCGGAAGTTCTCAAGACGCTCGTCTATCTCGATTCGATCAAGCCGCTGTCATTCCGGGAAAAGAGATTGTTGGAAAAAGCCCGCCAGTTGGTTGTGGCGGAGATTGCCGAGGTGACGCGCAAGCCCGTCTCCCATGTTGAGCCGATGCTCGACGAAGCCCTCTCGCGGGCCTGCCTCAAGCACCAGGCGGGCAACGGAAAGGCCCGCATGGCCATGGCCGCCAGCCGCTGA